The proteins below come from a single Streptomyces sp. B3I8 genomic window:
- a CDS encoding APC family permease — protein sequence MTTGSSSTSESASGSRAGAGSRRPGRGGGISTFKGQERALRADRLGTMGLLLSVLAATAPLMVVAGVMPTTFGVMGIEGQPLLFVALGLVLALFSLGYAEMSRHVHNAGAFYAYISRGLGGTAGAAAALVALVAYSALQVGIYGIFGFEVSGLFSTYLDTDLVWWMPSLAAVLLVGALGWLKIDLNARVIGVLLVIEVALVVIFDVAAIGDPAKEGLSLHAFNPDTLTGAGVGTALCFCVAAFLGFEQAPVYAEETSRPHILVPRVMFLAVGFVAVFFALSCWALTVAAGPSAIVPTAQKQSAGLLFFLTEDVLGSTFTDVLHVLFVTGMFAAMLSFHNVVARYAFAMGRERLLPAAFGRTTGAGGAPGTGSLLQTGVSLLVVVGFAVADDHPHGDPTAPVLHLFTWGGSVGALGVTVLMVAASLSVIVFFARRGAARAQAWRLATSALSGAALLVIVGYTVKDFDVLVGSGPGSALSWALPSIIAVAALAGVVQGLIVRTRSPEAHARIGLGNEAFQLEKAAGRTDDE from the coding sequence ATGACGACGGGCAGTTCGAGCACGAGCGAGAGCGCGAGCGGAAGCAGAGCGGGCGCCGGATCCCGCCGGCCGGGCCGCGGCGGCGGCATCAGCACCTTCAAGGGCCAGGAACGGGCCCTACGGGCCGACCGCCTGGGCACCATGGGCCTGCTGCTGTCGGTCCTCGCCGCCACCGCACCCCTGATGGTCGTCGCCGGCGTCATGCCCACCACGTTCGGGGTCATGGGCATCGAGGGCCAGCCGCTCCTCTTCGTCGCCCTCGGCCTCGTCCTGGCCCTGTTCTCCCTCGGCTACGCCGAGATGAGCCGCCACGTCCACAACGCCGGCGCCTTCTACGCGTACATCTCCCGCGGTCTCGGCGGCACCGCGGGCGCCGCCGCGGCACTGGTCGCCCTCGTCGCGTACAGCGCGCTGCAGGTCGGGATCTACGGCATCTTCGGCTTCGAGGTCTCCGGGCTCTTCTCCACCTACCTCGACACCGACCTCGTCTGGTGGATGCCCTCGCTGGCCGCCGTCCTCCTGGTCGGCGCGCTCGGCTGGCTCAAGATCGACCTCAACGCGCGCGTGATCGGCGTCCTGCTGGTCATCGAGGTCGCCCTCGTCGTCATCTTCGACGTGGCCGCCATCGGCGACCCCGCCAAGGAGGGCCTGTCCCTGCACGCCTTCAACCCCGACACCCTCACCGGCGCCGGTGTCGGCACCGCGCTGTGCTTCTGCGTCGCGGCCTTCCTCGGCTTCGAACAGGCACCCGTCTACGCCGAGGAGACCAGTCGCCCGCACATTCTTGTGCCACGCGTGATGTTCCTCGCCGTCGGCTTCGTCGCCGTCTTCTTCGCGCTCAGCTGCTGGGCGCTCACCGTCGCCGCCGGGCCCTCCGCGATCGTTCCCACGGCACAGAAACAGAGCGCGGGGCTGCTGTTCTTCCTCACCGAGGACGTCCTCGGCTCCACCTTCACCGACGTCCTGCACGTCCTGTTCGTCACCGGCATGTTCGCGGCGATGCTCAGCTTCCACAACGTCGTCGCCCGCTATGCCTTCGCGATGGGCCGCGAAAGGCTGCTGCCCGCCGCGTTCGGCCGCACCACCGGCGCCGGCGGCGCCCCCGGCACCGGCTCGCTGCTCCAGACCGGGGTGTCGCTGCTGGTCGTGGTGGGCTTCGCGGTGGCGGACGACCACCCGCACGGCGACCCCACCGCGCCCGTGCTGCACCTGTTCACCTGGGGCGGCAGCGTCGGCGCCCTCGGCGTCACGGTGCTGATGGTCGCCGCCTCCCTCTCGGTGATCGTCTTCTTCGCCCGCCGCGGAGCCGCCCGCGCCCAGGCCTGGCGCCTGGCGACCTCCGCGCTCTCCGGCGCCGCGCTGCTGGTGATCGTCGGCTACACGGTCAAGGACTTCGACGTCCTGGTCGGCTCCGGACCCGGCTCCGCGCTGAGCTGGGCGCTGCCCTCGATCATCGCCGTCGCCGCGCTGGCCGGTGTCGTCCAGGGCCTGATCGTCCGCACCCGCAGCCCCGAGGCGCACGCCCGCATCGGCCTCGGCAACGAGGCGTTCCAACTGGAGAAGGCGGCCGGGCGGACGGACGACGAGTAG